The window cccagcagcgggcgctgtggggagcggggcaggagctggctgtgaGGGGAGCTCCCCgttactccagtcccagcctctcccagcagggggcgctgtggggagcggggcaggagctggctgtggggggagctcccggttactccagtcccagcctctcccagcaggggtcgctgtggggagcggggcaggggctggctgtggggggagctcccggttactccagtcccagcctctcccagaagggggcactgtggggagcggggcaggggtgctggctgTGAGGGGAGCTCCCGGTTACTCCAgtcccggcctctcccagcaggggtcgctgtggggagcggggcaggagctggctgtggggggagctcctggctattccagtcccagcctctcccagcagggggcgctgtggggagcggggtagGAGCTGGCTGTGAGGGGAGCTCCCAgttactccagtcccagcctctcccagcaggggtcgctgtggggagcggggcaggagctggctgtggggggagcgcTGGCTGGGAGATCGCCCAGTGGctctatggccagcagagggGGCTCTCCCTGGGCACCGGTGGGCGTGTTTAACCCTTTCCTCCCCGTGGCAGGTGTCAAAGGCGGCGGCTGATTTGCTGGCTTATTGCGAGGCGCATGCCAAAGAGGACCCGCTGGTGACCCCGGTGCCCTCCTCGGAGAACCCCTTCCGCGAAAAGCGGCTCTTCTGCATTGTGCTTTGAGCCCTGCAGCCAGCGACTCAGCACCCCGCCCAGCTTTAGCATAGGGGAGCGGAGAGTGGGTCAGAGActgggggggaggtgggtgggcactGGGGGACAGAGCATGGGGTGTGGGCTGCACACCCTGACTGACCTGGGGCGTCTGCTTCACCTgtcctcctttctccccccccgcaACCAGTGAACATTATCTCTGTGGATTCACCCCCTTGGCTGCTGTTTCCAAGATCAATAAACACAGTGCAAAGTTactctccctctgcccctgcctggtCATTGCgtcccccagcccctgtccccccacatccccaggTCCTGTCCCCCCGTACTGCTCCCACCGGGTCACTGAGGCCCCAGGTCCTGTCCCTCCCACTGCCCCGCCTGGTCCCTGGGCCCCcaggtcccgtccccccccaaCAGCCACCACCTGGTCACTCAGCccacaggccctgtccccctccccaaacaGGACCCCTGGTTCTAGCTTTCCTCGCCCTGCTGCTCCTGTCTGGTCACTGAGCCCATCCCCTCCGCTGCCCCAGattccatctcctccccactACCCCCACCCAGATACTGAGACCCCAGACCCTGTCCCCACCGAGTCCCCAGGTTTCATCTCCCCCCTGCTGTTCCCCACCCAGTCACGAAGCCCCCAGGGCCCGTCTCCCGGGGGGGATAGGGGATGCCCAGGGGTGGCTGACAGACATTCAGGGACTTGGCCCCCTCCGGTGTAGAAGGCTCTGTGGCACCGTGGCCCGCAATGTGTGCCCATCGCCCAGGCCCCCACGGAGCTGCTCTGTCCCCGCTGGGCAAGCGGGTGCTGTGGCTGTGAGGCCTAGGGGTGCCATGTGTCTATgaacaggggaggaggaggagggaggggagctggctgcttgtgggggaagggataggatCTCCCTGCACTCTAAATGCACTCGTACCTCCAGATACCGGCACACAGTGGTGTTGGAacacttttaatagtgggggtgctgaaagccagcgcCCTTACCTCTCTCCGtggccccctccctgctgggcccaggagcagggccatggctctgaggggggaggggaactgggacaggggtaagggggccaaggctggggccacacccACCTGTAGTGAAgatacacctgaaatggggggctaAGGAGGGACCCAAAGAGGTCGGGATGCACGATCACCTGCCTGCTGAGGTGCTAATGGGTAATGACTTGGAGGACTGGCCGGATGGCACTCAGAGCGCCTTGGGCCTTACCCGGAGCCAGAGCCAGCGGGGGACGTGGGACCTCCTGaaggggggaactgaagcaccGAGGGTAGGGCTTGACAGGGCTGGGACGGAGCCTCCGTcccaaggtggggaaactgaggcactgccaTCCAGGGCTGTATCATCAAACCCAGCAGCTGAATTCCAGACAGAGCTGCAGGAGGATCCCTCCTTGGAGAATCTGAGGGCCCTTGCTGGCCACAGCAGTGCAGGATCCCAGGGGGAGGACCGCCAGGagagatt is drawn from Eretmochelys imbricata isolate rEreImb1 chromosome 23, rEreImb1.hap1, whole genome shotgun sequence and contains these coding sequences:
- the GNG8 gene encoding guanine nucleotide-binding protein G(I)/G(S)/G(O) subunit gamma-8 — translated: MSNNMAKIAEARKTVEQLKLEVNIDRMKVSKAAADLLAYCEAHAKEDPLVTPVPSSENPFREKRLFCIVL